The genome window GTCGGCGATTTGCTGCATTTTCAGCGGTTCGATGAATTCGGGGCCCTTGCTCAGGAATTCGGTCTGATGATCGACGATCGCTTGGGCCACGCGAGTGAGCGTGTTGCGGCGCTGCTCGATCGATTCGATCAGCCATTGCGCCGAGTTGATCTTGCGCTTGATGTATTCGCGTGTTTTCTCGTCGGTTTCCGACGAGGTGAGCAGTTGGCGGTAGTAGGGGCTGATGAAGAGATTTGGAGTTCGCGTGTCTTCGAGGCGCACCTTGTAATGCCCCCCCTCGGCCTCTTCGATAAACACGTCGGGCGTGACGCTGGGGACCAGCCCGCCGGCGAAATTTGCCCCCGGTTTGGGATTCAATTTCCGCAGTTCGACCAGCGTGCGATTGATCACGTCGATCGACAAGCCGGTCCGCCGCTCGATTTGCGGCAGGCGGTTGTGCTTGATGTCTTCGAGATGGTTCGTGATCAGCGTTTTCAGTTGTTCGTAGTAGGGCATGCCCGGCACGAGCTGCAAGAGCAAGCACTCTTGCAGATCGCGAGCGGCAATGCCGCGAGGATCGAGCCGTTGCACGGTGGCCAATGCCCGTTCGGCCAATGCCATTTGCTCCGGTCCGCCGGCCGAATCGACGAGATCGTCCAGCCGGCCTTGCAGCCAACCGTTCGAATCGAGATTGTAGATGATCCGGTCGCACATCTGCCGCAGCGGCTCTTCGAGATCGAACCATCCCAGCTGGTCGTGCAAGTGGTCGTGGAGCGACTGGGGGCGATCGACCATGTTGGCCATTGCGTCGTGCTGGCGGTCGCCGGCTTCATCGACCCGGGTGGCCGAGGGACGCGTACGCTCTTCGAAATGGTCGGGCCACTCCGAATCCATGTTCAGAAGGCGTTCGAAATCCGCTTCGTTGTCTTTCGTCTCGTCGACGACCAGTTCGCGTTCTTCGGGCGTGGGAGCGTCGGGATTTTGGACTTCGGTTTCTTCTTCGGGCAGGTCGGGGTCTTGCTCCAGCAGCTCGAGCGCTTCGTTTTCCTGCATTTCCTGCTCGATGCGCTCCTGCAAGGCCATGATCGGCAACTGCAGAATTTCCATCGACTGGATCATGCGCGGCGCGAGCACCTGTTTTTGCACGAGCCGAAGTTCTTGTCCGAATGAGAGTCGCATGGCGGTCACGCTATGTTGGTTGTGGCGGCCTTGGGATCGAGCCGCATGGTTCTACCGTTACGGAGCGGAATTAGTGGCACATCAATTTTATCGCGCTTTCGCGGGCCGGAGTGCTAAAATCGTGCCTAAAATTTTTGTCGACCTACCAGCGCGTCGCTCAAAATCTCTTTGTTCGCGAATTCCAGCACGCTCCCGGTCGTGATGCCGCGGGCCAAACGCGTGATCGGCGCCGGCGAATCGGCCAGTTGATTGGCAATATATAAGGCCGTTCCGTCCCCTTCCAGCGTCGGATTCGTGCCCATGATGACTTCGGAAAAATTTCCGTTGCGGATTCGCGCGATCAAAGGGCCGATCGTCAATTGATCGGGGCCGATTCCCTCAAGCGGGGCGATTCGGCCCAAAAGCACGTGATATAACCCCCGATAAACGCCCGCTTGCTCCAAAGCCATGAGGTCTCGCGGTTGCTCGACCACACAAAGCAAGCTGCGATCGCGCTTCGGATCGCTGCATATCACGCACTCGTCGGCCTCGGCCAGATTGTAACACGTTTTGCAGTAGCGAACGTTTTCCTTAACGTCGCGAATCGCATCGGCCAAGCCCATTGCTTCGTTCTTGTTGACCCGCAAAATGTGGTAAGTGAGCCGTTCCGCCGATTTCCGACCGATGCCGGGCAATTTGGCGAGTTCTTCGATCAAGCGTCCGACGGATTCAGTCACCAGCGGCATAAGATTCAACGCAATAGCGAAAATCGGTATAGGCCGGAACGTTTGTCAAAGAAATGCCTTAGCGATCCGCCGGGCATCCTCGAAAGCCTGAGCTTACGTGTCCACCTGCGCGAGCAGATCGTCCAACGGAGGAAAGCTGATTCCGCCGGTCATTTCCTTGAGGGCGTCGCGGTGCAATTCCTTGGCTTTGGCGAGGGCCTGATTTACCGCGGCGGGAATCAGATCTTCCAGCATCTCGCGATCGCCGCGCTCGACGAGGCCTTGGTCCAAGGTGATTCGGAGCACCTGCCCCAAACCGTTGACTTCGACCTCGACCATATCCGCGCCGGCCCGGCCCACGGCCCGTTGGCCCTTGAGCGACTCTTGCGCGGCCTGCAAGTTCGTGCTCATTTGCTGCGCTTGCTTGACGATCGATGCCAGATTGCCGATGCCTTTGAACATCCTCTTCGCTCCTGGTGCTGAGCCGCGGTGCAGCAGCCTCGTTTCGCTATCCGTTTTCGCTGCTTCTGTTTCGCTGGTCCCTTTTCGCTTTCGCGAACTTCAATCCTTGCCGCCGGCTTCCCGGAACACGGGATTGGCCACGAACAGCTCGGAAGCCCGGCGCACGAGCGGATTTTGCAACAACTGCATCTCCCGCTGCCGCGACGACATCGGCCGCAGGGGTTCCGCCGCAGCCCCGGATGTCGCCACTCCTTCGGCCACCGTCAACGCCAGCCGGATTGGGCTGCCGGCCATTTCTTCCAGCGCCCGTTCCAATCGTTTTGTCGCGTCGGCCCCCGAGCAAATTGTTCTGCCGTAATTGTACTTTGCCGGGAAGGTAACGACCAGTTGAAGTGGCGCGCCGATTGCAGCACCGGCTGCGGCCGACTCGCCCAGTGTGGCCGATTCCGCCTCAAGCGCCGAACTGGCGACCAACCCGCCGACGTTTTCAGCGGCTTGCTGAAACAATTTGAGCGGATCTGGCAAGGGAGGCAGAGGCGTTGAGCGAGTTTCCGCGGCGGGCACAATCTCGCGAACCGAAACCGCCCCGCCTGAAGATGGCTGCGAGACATTGGCCGCAGGCGGCGGCGATGGCACATCGCTGCCCGTCGGCATCAGTTCATCTTTTTTTTTTGCTGCCGGCAAGTTGGACACCGCCGGGCTGGCAGCGCTCGGCGCTCGTGGAGCAGCCGCATTCGGCGCAGGCGCGGTGACCGCGGCGCCCGAACGAAATTCGGCGATCAAATCCGAAAGACGGTCTAGATCATCCAGTTTTGCGATCCGCACCAGGGCCATCTCGGCCAGTGTTCGAGCTTGCGTGCTGAAACGCAATCGCCACAGCGTTTGCTCGATGATCTGCAAAATGGCGAGAATCGTTTCGATCCCGAGTTGCTGTCCCGCGGCGACAAGCGCACTCTGGCCGCCAGGATCGGTGTAGAGAAAATTCTCTGGCCCGCAACCGGCCGCCGCGGCCATCGCATCGCGGAAGTAGCCCAGCAATTGGTCGAGCAACTGCCCGACATCGACCCCTTCGCCAATCGCCGCGTCGAGCTCGGCAAGCGCGCCGGCCGGTTGATGGTCGACCAAATAAGCGACCAATCCATCAAGCCGCGCGCCGCCGGCAGTGCCGAGCATCGCATGCACGTCGGCGGTCGTGAGCCGCTTTCCACCGAGCGAGAGAAGCTGCTCCAACAGCGATTGGCTATCGCGCATCGAGCCGGCCGCCCGCCGGGCCAAAAGCGCGATCGCGTCGGCGTCGGCCTCGACGCCTTCGGCGGCTGCGATTTGCCGCAGCCGGCGGGCAATCGAATCGGATTGGATGCCGGCGAAATCGTAGCGCTGGCAGCGCGAGAGGATGGTGATCGGAATTTTTTCCGGCTCGGTCGTGCAGAAAATGAATTTCACATGCTCCGGCGGTTCTTCGAGCGTTTTCAACAAAGCGTTGAAAGCCTCGCGAGTGAGCATGTGAACTTCATCGATGATGTAGATCTTGAAGCGGGCACGACTCGGCCGCATGTTGACGTTTTGCCGCAACTGGCGGATTTCATCGATGCCGCGATTGCTCGCCCCGTCGATCTCGAGCACGTCGACATCGTCGCCGGCGCTGATGCTGCGGCAGATATCGCATTGATTGCAAGGCGTCGGCGTCGGACCATGGACGCAATTGAGCGCTTTGGCCAGAATTCGGGCGGCCGATGTTTTGCCGACTCCGCGAGCGCCGGTGAAGAGATATGCGTGCCCCACGCGATGCGACAGGATCGCGCCCGACAATCCGCGGGCGACATGCTCCTGGCCGATTAGCTCGTCGAAGGTTTGCGGCCGGTAGCGTCGGGCAACGACGATGTATTCGCCGCCGCTCGACCCAGGCGCTGCGATTGCGGGCGTTTCATCCATGGACGATAGGGCGTTGGTGCCAATGAAGCGCGCAAACCCGGATTATTCATGGCGTCACACTAGCCGGAAGCGTAAGCGAGGGGGCCATCGAGGCTCACCCTCGCTAACGCTTCGGGCTACTATCTCACAGCGTGTCGCAAATTCCTGGCACTATGAATAATCCGCGCAAGCGGTCCGGCAAGTGTTCTGACAGGGCATCGGCCGCCGATGAGAGACCCACCGCACAAGAAAATTACTGCTTATGGCTGCTGACTTTCGTCCCTGACCAAGTTCACAGATCCCCTTCGCGGGGGCCTCTCATCGGAGGCCGACGCCGGCGAAACGCGATGTCGAAGCTTGCTCCGGCGATGTCGAGGAAGGCGCCACCATCGGCTCGCGTCGATGCTCCGTCGTCGCCAGCCCTGTTGTACGGTTTCGCCCGCCCGTCGTCAAACGGGTGAAAATTGATATGATGCTGCGGCAGGCAAACGATTCGCATAGCCGGGGTCTGGCTCATTTTTCGGCAACCCGCGCGCGAAGAATCGCAGTTTGACCTTCCGCCGAAAAATGTGCCCTGACCCCTTTGGCCACAATCCCGGAGAAATCGCCATGGCCCAGAAAGATCGCTTGAAACTGTGGCTCGATCAATCACGCAAGACCAGCGAAGGCATGCTGGCCGATTTCAAGACGTCCGACGATTGGGTGTATCAAGTCGATCCGTCGGCCAACCATGCAATGTGGTTCATTGGCCACATGACATCGACCGACAACTTCGTGATCTCGAAACTGGCTCCGGAAAGGGCCGTCGAGTTGCCCGCCAATTACAAGGAATTGTTCGGCATGGGCAGCCATCCGGTCGATGATCCGGCCATCTATCCGACTCCGGACGAAGCCTTGCGATTATTTCGCGAGCGCCGGCAGGCGCTATTGGCCGTGCTCGAAAAATTGAGCGACGAAGAATTGAGCAAGCCGCTCGCCGGCGGAGGGCCGGCATTTCTGACCGATAATGCATCGATGTTCGAGCTTATTGTTTGGCACGAAGGATTGCACTGTGGGCAAATGAGCGTCGCCCGCCGCGCCCTGGGGCACGCGCCGCTAATGGGCGGAGCCCCGCCTTCGCCGACGAAGGCATAACAGGCGTTGCCGGCAAATACGGTTCGAAGTGTGCCACGGCCAGCGCAGTCGGCCAGTGCGTTTGGCGGTTTGACGTCAACTCGCGGGGCGGCACTGGCAGACTACGCTTGCCAGTGGCACACCCCAGCGCGCCGGGCCCTGCGTTGAAGAATAGCTTGGTCGCCGGATGGATTCCAACTTGAATTCCCGAGCCGCTGCAATCTGCCGGCAGATGATTGCCGATGCCGAGTTACTGCGCATTGCGGTGCATCAGGCAACGGCTGGCCCGACCGTGATCGATTGTGGAATCGACGCTCGCGGCGGTCTGGAAGCGGGCCGGCGGCTGGCGGACGTTTGCATGGCCGGTTTGGGAGACGTATCGCTTGTCCCAGCTCCGCATGATTTATCGCTCGGTTTGGCCGTTGTCGTGCGATCCGATTGGCCGGTCCTCGCCTGCATGGCGGCGGAGTATGCGGGCTGGAAAGTGCAGCAAGGGGACTATTTCGCAATGGCCTCGGGGCCGATGCGGGCTGCGGCCGGAAAAGAATCGTTGCTTGAAACGCTGGGTATCCACGAGCGGCCAACTTCGGCTGTCGGCGTGCTTGAAACCCGTCGCCTTCCGCCGCCCGACGTGCTGAAAACTTTGGCGGAAGCCTGCGGAGTTGCGCCGGATCACTTGACGATCCTGGTTGCCCCGACGGCGAGCCAGGCCGGCACCGTTCAAATCGTCGCCCGCTCGCTCGAAACGGCGTTGCACAAACTGTTCGAACTCGGCTTTGATTTGCACCGGATTGAAAGCGGCTACGGCATTGCTCCACTGCCGCCGGTCGCGGCCGACGATCTTACCGCGATCGGCCGCACGAACGACGCGATCCTCTATGGCGGCGAGGTGACGCTCTGGGTTCGCGGCGCCGATGCCGATTTAGAAGCGATCGGGCCGAAGATCCCGAGCAGCGCCTCGCCGGATTTCGGTGCTCCGTTCGGCGAAATTTTCACCCGCTACAATAAAGATTTTTATGCGATCGACCCGCATTTGTTCAGCCCCGCGGTCGTGACACTGGCGAATCTCGACACCGGCCGCAGCTTCCGTTTCGGCCGAACGATGTCCGACGTGATTCGCAAATCGTTCGGCACCGAGCTTCACGACATCTAGCCCGAGTCTGGAGCTTCATCCGCGCCGTGCATTTCGCCATTCTCGCCTCACTCGACAGTTGGTATTTGGCCGATTTGCGTCGTGCGGCCGCCGGTCGGCATGAACTGATCGCTTTAACGTTTCGAGATCTGCACTCGGAAATCGGCTCGCCGTGTGGCGCTATTGCGGTAGCTTCCCGGGACATTGATTTGCGACAGTTCGACGCGGTCTTGGTGCGCTCGATGCCGCCGGGGTCGCTTGAGCAAATCGTATTTCGGATGGATTTGCTTGCCCGGCTCGAAGCAGGGGGAATTCCGGTGTTCAACCCGCCGCGGGCCCTCGAAGCAGCGGTCGATAAATATCTGGCCTCGGCAAGATTGGCGGCGGCTGGAGTGCCCGTGCCGCATACATTTGCTTGCCAAACGGCCGACGACGCCCTGGCCGCATTTGCGGCGCTCGGCAGCGACGCGGTGGTCAAACCGCTTTTCGGCTCCGAAGGGCGCGGCATTGCCCGGTTGCAAGACGAGGCCGTGGCGGAGCGTGTTTTTCGGATGCTTGCGGGAATGGGAGCGGTGCTCTACGTGCAACAGTTCATCCCACACGACGGTTTCGACGTGCGCGTGTTGGTCGTCGGCCAAAAGATGTTTGCCATGCGCCGCAGCAATGCCGCCGATTGGCGGACCAACATCAGCCGCGGCGCCACGGCGGAGCCGATCGAGCTCACGGCCGAAATGGCGGCCCTGGCTCGCCGGTCGGCCGACGCCATCGGCGCGCCGCTGGCCGGCGTCGATCTATTGCCCGCGAGCGATGGCAGCACCTATGTGCTCGAGGTGAACGCCGTGCCGGGATGGAAGGCGCTGGCGGCGGCATTGCAAATCGACATCGCCGCGGCCATTCTGGAGTATGTCGAGCGGCAAGTCGTCGGCGGCTAGCAGCCCGTTAACGTATTGCCCACGGTTGATTGCTTGAGACGCAAACAACGACTCCCGGTCCCGTGTGACGACGGTTGGGGATCGGCAGCCTGCTCGACGCCAAGTCGGCC of Pirellulales bacterium contains these proteins:
- the rpoN gene encoding RNA polymerase factor sigma-54, yielding MRLSFGQELRLVQKQVLAPRMIQSMEILQLPIMALQERIEQEMQENEALELLEQDPDLPEEETEVQNPDAPTPEERELVVDETKDNEADFERLLNMDSEWPDHFEERTRPSATRVDEAGDRQHDAMANMVDRPQSLHDHLHDQLGWFDLEEPLRQMCDRIIYNLDSNGWLQGRLDDLVDSAGGPEQMALAERALATVQRLDPRGIAARDLQECLLLQLVPGMPYYEQLKTLITNHLEDIKHNRLPQIERRTGLSIDVINRTLVELRKLNPKPGANFAGGLVPSVTPDVFIEEAEGGHYKVRLEDTRTPNLFISPYYRQLLTSSETDEKTREYIKRKINSAQWLIESIEQRRNTLTRVAQAIVDHQTEFLSKGPEFIEPLKMQQIADKVGVHVTTVSRAVDDKWVQTPRGIFPLKRFFVGGTVSAGGEEVAWDAVRIKLQEIVDHENKHHPFSDDELVKELSKHGLTVARRTVTKYRKAMNIPSSRQRRDWTADNSAPAAESAPAAASNGHSAAPHDDEHDADETDSHPPEATLPPAAISSNAIFDNAAIGAVSPPATPFGLAPSTTSSDVISHNGDHHDGSDATASAEIAPILTQPPTGA
- the recR gene encoding recombination mediator RecR, coding for MPLVTESVGRLIEELAKLPGIGRKSAERLTYHILRVNKNEAMGLADAIRDVKENVRYCKTCYNLAEADECVICSDPKRDRSLLCVVEQPRDLMALEQAGVYRGLYHVLLGRIAPLEGIGPDQLTIGPLIARIRNGNFSEVIMGTNPTLEGDGTALYIANQLADSPAPITRLARGITTGSVLEFANKEILSDALVGRQKF
- the mch gene encoding methenyltetrahydromethanopterin cyclohydrolase, whose product is MNSRAAAICRQMIADAELLRIAVHQATAGPTVIDCGIDARGGLEAGRRLADVCMAGLGDVSLVPAPHDLSLGLAVVVRSDWPVLACMAAEYAGWKVQQGDYFAMASGPMRAAAGKESLLETLGIHERPTSAVGVLETRRLPPPDVLKTLAEACGVAPDHLTILVAPTASQAGTVQIVARSLETALHKLFELGFDLHRIESGYGIAPLPPVAADDLTAIGRTNDAILYGGEVTLWVRGADADLEAIGPKIPSSASPDFGAPFGEIFTRYNKDFYAIDPHLFSPAVVTLANLDTGRSFRFGRTMSDVIRKSFGTELHDI
- a CDS encoding DinB family protein — encoded protein: MAQKDRLKLWLDQSRKTSEGMLADFKTSDDWVYQVDPSANHAMWFIGHMTSTDNFVISKLAPERAVELPANYKELFGMGSHPVDDPAIYPTPDEALRLFRERRQALLAVLEKLSDEELSKPLAGGGPAFLTDNASMFELIVWHEGLHCGQMSVARRALGHAPLMGGAPPSPTKA
- a CDS encoding YbaB/EbfC family nucleoid-associated protein yields the protein MFKGIGNLASIVKQAQQMSTNLQAAQESLKGQRAVGRAGADMVEVEVNGLGQVLRITLDQGLVERGDREMLEDLIPAAVNQALAKAKELHRDALKEMTGGISFPPLDDLLAQVDT
- a CDS encoding RimK family alpha-L-glutamate ligase; the protein is MRQFDAVLVRSMPPGSLEQIVFRMDLLARLEAGGIPVFNPPRALEAAVDKYLASARLAAAGVPVPHTFACQTADDALAAFAALGSDAVVKPLFGSEGRGIARLQDEAVAERVFRMLAGMGAVLYVQQFIPHDGFDVRVLVVGQKMFAMRRSNAADWRTNISRGATAEPIELTAEMAALARRSADAIGAPLAGVDLLPASDGSTYVLEVNAVPGWKALAAALQIDIAAAILEYVERQVVGG
- the dnaX gene encoding DNA polymerase III subunit gamma/tau, producing MDETPAIAAPGSSGGEYIVVARRYRPQTFDELIGQEHVARGLSGAILSHRVGHAYLFTGARGVGKTSAARILAKALNCVHGPTPTPCNQCDICRSISAGDDVDVLEIDGASNRGIDEIRQLRQNVNMRPSRARFKIYIIDEVHMLTREAFNALLKTLEEPPEHVKFIFCTTEPEKIPITILSRCQRYDFAGIQSDSIARRLRQIAAAEGVEADADAIALLARRAAGSMRDSQSLLEQLLSLGGKRLTTADVHAMLGTAGGARLDGLVAYLVDHQPAGALAELDAAIGEGVDVGQLLDQLLGYFRDAMAAAAGCGPENFLYTDPGGQSALVAAGQQLGIETILAILQIIEQTLWRLRFSTQARTLAEMALVRIAKLDDLDRLSDLIAEFRSGAAVTAPAPNAAAPRAPSAASPAVSNLPAAKKKDELMPTGSDVPSPPPAANVSQPSSGGAVSVREIVPAAETRSTPLPPLPDPLKLFQQAAENVGGLVASSALEAESATLGESAAAGAAIGAPLQLVVTFPAKYNYGRTICSGADATKRLERALEEMAGSPIRLALTVAEGVATSGAAAEPLRPMSSRQREMQLLQNPLVRRASELFVANPVFREAGGKD